Proteins co-encoded in one Prevotella sp. E13-27 genomic window:
- a CDS encoding DUF4834 family protein, whose product MVAKLFGGVIIFLLVFAFILLLIGFLFLRKFFLRIRQHLTGDYDDETFKKMADKHYRDYTGPGQQFERDYFKGAGTTQGNDGSAQHKWKQQREQQKAQQSQRRTTQTSEGVTIIDERSTEERRKIFTQDEGEYVDFTEEK is encoded by the coding sequence ATGGTTGCTAAACTCTTTGGAGGTGTTATCATATTCCTTCTCGTCTTTGCATTTATCCTACTGCTGATAGGATTTCTTTTCCTGCGTAAGTTCTTCTTGCGCATAAGACAGCATCTGACAGGTGACTATGACGACGAGACCTTCAAGAAGATGGCTGACAAGCATTACCGAGACTACACCGGACCTGGACAGCAGTTTGAAAGAGACTATTTCAAAGGAGCCGGCACCACCCAAGGCAACGATGGTAGCGCCCAGCACAAATGGAAGCAGCAGAGAGAGCAGCAGAAAGCCCAGCAGAGCCAGCGCCGCACGACACAGACCAGCGAAGGCGTGACAATCATAGACGAGCGTTCAACTGAAGAGCGTCGCAAGATCTTCACTCAGGACGAGGGCGAATATGTTGACTTCACCGAAGAGAAATAA
- the pssA gene encoding CDP-diacylglycerol--serine O-phosphatidyltransferase: MKKHIPNTITCCNLVSGCIATVEAIYGNPTLALLWIITGAVFDFFDGMSARLLGVSSPIGKELDSLADVVTFGVAPSAIIFNYLCGFHQHLLFVPFLAFIVAAFSGLRLAKFNLDERQTTSFIGLPTPANALFWGALIVWMTEHQLNEPLYMYIVLAMIPFSSYLLIAELPLFALKFKHWGWKGNEVKYGFVISAVLLIVCPLVLGYGVIGISAVIAWYVLLSALTNK, translated from the coding sequence ATGAAGAAACATATCCCCAATACCATAACATGCTGCAACCTCGTTTCAGGTTGCATAGCAACGGTGGAAGCCATCTATGGCAATCCAACGCTGGCATTGCTTTGGATTATAACGGGAGCTGTGTTCGACTTCTTTGACGGCATGTCGGCACGTCTGTTGGGCGTAAGTTCGCCTATTGGCAAGGAGCTTGACTCACTGGCCGACGTAGTGACATTCGGTGTAGCGCCATCAGCAATAATATTCAATTACCTTTGTGGCTTCCATCAGCATCTGCTGTTTGTGCCATTCCTGGCATTCATTGTGGCAGCCTTCTCAGGATTGCGCCTGGCAAAGTTTAACCTTGACGAGCGTCAGACAACATCGTTCATAGGTCTGCCAACGCCTGCCAACGCCCTTTTCTGGGGAGCACTCATAGTATGGATGACAGAGCATCAGCTGAACGAGCCACTGTATATGTACATCGTACTGGCAATGATACCTTTCAGTAGCTATCTGCTTATAGCAGAGCTGCCACTCTTCGCTCTGAAGTTCAAGCACTGGGGCTGGAAAGGCAATGAGGTGAAATATGGCTTCGTAATCAGCGCGGTGTTGCTCATCGTATGCCCTCTTGTACTTGGCTACGGTGTCATCGGCATCTCTGCCGTGATAGCGTGGTACGTGTTGCTCTCAGCCTTGACTAACAAATAA
- a CDS encoding phosphatidylserine decarboxylase family protein: MGERLRKLKNTRIHHEGTKELLYTLFTIIAIDVILWKAFDTPIPFAIFTCIFGSAWLMMLNFYRCPKRYFPGDTENTVVAPADGRIVVIEEVMENTYFHEKRLMISIFMSPLNVHANWFPVDGKVLFVKHFNGNYHKAWLPKASEENEHADTMIETPSGQQVLVRQIAGALARRIVTYAKEQEECYIDEHLGFIKLGSRVDVFLPLGYKPQVKMGQSTTGDLTVIATL, from the coding sequence ATGGGAGAAAGACTCAGAAAACTAAAAAATACTAGAATCCATCACGAGGGCACAAAAGAATTGCTCTATACTCTATTCACAATCATTGCCATCGACGTGATTCTATGGAAAGCATTTGACACTCCAATACCTTTTGCAATATTCACATGTATCTTTGGCTCAGCATGGCTGATGATGCTGAACTTCTACCGTTGTCCGAAGCGATATTTCCCAGGAGACACGGAGAACACCGTTGTGGCTCCTGCCGATGGTAGGATTGTTGTAATCGAGGAAGTGATGGAGAACACCTATTTCCATGAGAAGCGACTAATGATAAGCATCTTCATGAGCCCACTGAATGTTCACGCCAACTGGTTCCCCGTTGACGGTAAGGTGCTGTTTGTGAAGCATTTCAACGGAAACTACCACAAGGCATGGTTGCCAAAGGCAAGCGAGGAGAACGAGCATGCCGACACCATGATTGAGACTCCTAGCGGCCAGCAGGTGCTGGTGCGCCAGATAGCCGGTGCATTGGCACGACGCATCGTGACCTACGCAAAGGAGCAAGAGGAATGCTATATTGACGAGCATCTGGGTTTCATCAAGCTTGGCTCGCGCGTTGACGTGTTCCTGCCACTGGGTTATAAGCCACAAGTCAAGATGGGACAGTCAACAACCGGTGACCTAACCGTTATCGCTACGCTATGA
- a CDS encoding Dabb family protein gives MVKHIILWTLNPELSEEEKQQVKQGIKAGLEGLVGKVPGLLDVKVNIDGRLSSSNADVMLDSTLESEVALRGYAQHPEHLAVANTKVRPFTVSRSCLDFEI, from the coding sequence ATGGTAAAGCACATTATTCTTTGGACTCTTAACCCTGAACTGTCAGAGGAAGAGAAGCAGCAGGTTAAACAAGGTATCAAGGCTGGTCTTGAAGGACTCGTTGGAAAGGTACCGGGACTTCTTGATGTAAAGGTAAACATTGACGGTCGTCTGTCGTCATCCAATGCTGACGTCATGCTTGACTCTACCCTTGAGTCAGAAGTGGCATTGCGTGGCTACGCACAGCATCCTGAGCATCTTGCTGTGGCAAACACAAAGGTTCGTCCTTTCACCGTAAGCCGTTCCTGCCTCGACTTTGAGATTTAG
- a CDS encoding energy transducer TonB: protein MKKIKIIVLAAITVMGLSMCSQNKQTAAVEDEPVDSCAVMAEFEGGQEALVKYIADNVKYPEKAEEVGLEGRVLVNFIIEKDGSISNVEVAESADSLLDTEAVRVISSMPTWKAGQNDNGEAVRVKFTIPVVFLLDGTREDIEKQPEFPGGLPGYAEFFKKNMKYPAECEENGISGRVLVKFTVDEKGAIVDPFILKSAHPLLDAEALRLVKAMPKWTPGEDGGKPTAVKYVLPVTFMLQG, encoded by the coding sequence ATGAAAAAGATTAAGATTATCGTATTAGCAGCCATCACAGTGATGGGGCTGAGCATGTGTTCACAGAACAAGCAGACCGCTGCAGTTGAGGACGAACCAGTCGATTCATGCGCAGTAATGGCAGAGTTTGAAGGCGGTCAGGAAGCTCTCGTTAAGTACATCGCAGATAATGTCAAGTATCCTGAGAAGGCCGAAGAAGTTGGTCTCGAAGGACGTGTACTCGTTAATTTCATTATTGAAAAGGATGGTAGCATAAGCAATGTTGAAGTAGCAGAGTCTGCCGACTCTCTTCTCGATACTGAAGCAGTACGTGTTATAAGCTCTATGCCAACATGGAAAGCAGGTCAGAACGACAATGGTGAAGCTGTTCGCGTAAAATTCACCATACCTGTAGTATTCCTTCTTGACGGTACACGCGAAGACATTGAGAAGCAGCCTGAGTTCCCTGGTGGTTTGCCTGGCTACGCTGAGTTCTTCAAAAAGAATATGAAATACCCTGCTGAGTGCGAGGAGAATGGCATCAGCGGCCGTGTACTTGTTAAGTTTACTGTTGACGAGAAGGGCGCCATCGTAGATCCTTTCATTCTGAAGTCAGCTCATCCTCTTCTCGATGCTGAAGCACTTCGTCTTGTCAAGGCTATGCCTAAGTGGACTCCTGGTGAGGACGGTGGCAAGCCAACAGCAGTGAAGTATGTACTTCCCGTCACTTTCATGCTGCAAGGCTAA
- a CDS encoding tetratricopeptide repeat protein: MMRLHITAKLVATVFYMATCFAVFSCKPEGSCADHVNRMLSTAIATEDSDAVAALDIYEEALDILGHCPDTTLLRETHFRMGLLFFRNALPDESIVELKEAARLDSVLCDTISWQKTLRSIALAYESMGLYSSARESLRRVIEEMPDNYSPNYGHIYSDYYTRYNEMQTMTDEIADAHIENIDHLTPKSTELEYIYEGWIAERNGDYERAIRCYRKLSKKYSYYVRAFGQLHTARILMSLGKKEEACESLNEYEESNGMIRKGEKITKQLLQHHANYQDRRAQREISKLSQHNEHLIRIIVIVTTLTLLTIVFLILLLHIHRQRQLILKFRIDKMRQWREEYLTRGDDRNNDKSKATQQSDIFKLLKLKLNGGDNKPMTDSDWDSLEQSIIKDYPHFRQRLYDLCRLSTHDYHICLLLKTGMKPSDIARLTIRSDEAISSTRRRLYQRAFGSNGSPSDWDEVIKTL; the protein is encoded by the coding sequence ATGATGCGTTTACACATAACAGCGAAGCTCGTAGCCACCGTTTTCTACATGGCTACCTGTTTCGCTGTCTTTTCTTGCAAACCAGAAGGCAGCTGTGCTGACCACGTAAACCGCATGCTAAGCACAGCCATAGCGACTGAGGACAGCGATGCTGTTGCAGCGCTCGACATCTATGAGGAAGCGCTCGACATTCTTGGTCATTGTCCCGACACCACCTTACTCCGCGAGACTCATTTCCGCATGGGACTGCTCTTCTTCCGTAATGCCCTGCCCGACGAGAGTATTGTTGAACTGAAAGAAGCAGCACGCCTTGACTCCGTACTATGTGACACCATATCATGGCAAAAGACATTGCGCAGCATAGCCCTTGCCTATGAGAGTATGGGACTATACTCTTCTGCACGCGAGTCCCTACGCAGAGTAATAGAGGAGATGCCAGACAACTACTCTCCCAACTATGGTCACATATACAGTGACTACTACACTCGCTACAACGAGATGCAGACCATGACAGACGAAATAGCCGATGCCCATATTGAGAATATAGACCATCTCACGCCTAAAAGCACTGAGCTGGAGTATATCTATGAAGGGTGGATAGCTGAACGAAACGGTGATTATGAAAGAGCCATTAGATGTTACAGAAAACTCTCAAAGAAATACTCTTATTATGTCCGTGCCTTCGGTCAGCTCCATACAGCCCGTATTCTTATGTCTCTCGGTAAGAAGGAAGAGGCATGTGAGAGTCTCAACGAATATGAGGAGAGCAACGGCATGATTCGCAAGGGAGAGAAAATCACCAAACAGCTGTTGCAGCATCACGCCAACTATCAGGACCGTCGTGCCCAGCGAGAGATAAGCAAATTGTCACAACATAACGAACATCTTATCCGTATTATCGTAATAGTCACGACACTTACCCTACTCACCATTGTCTTTCTAATTCTGCTGCTTCACATACACCGCCAGCGCCAGCTCATCCTAAAGTTCAGAATTGATAAAATGCGCCAGTGGCGTGAAGAATATCTTACCAGAGGTGATGACAGAAACAACGATAAAAGCAAAGCCACGCAGCAAAGCGACATCTTCAAGTTACTGAAGCTAAAGCTCAATGGCGGTGACAACAAACCAATGACAGACTCCGACTGGGATTCACTTGAACAGTCCATAATTAAAGACTACCCACATTTCCGTCAGCGCCTATATGACCTCTGCCGACTGTCCACTCATGACTATCACATATGTCTGCTTCTGAAGACTGGCATGAAACCAAGTGACATTGCACGCCTCACCATACGCAGCGACGAAGCCATATCATCCACTCGTCGCCGTCTCTATCAACGCGCTTTCGGAAGTAATGGCAGCCCATCCGACTGGGATGAAGTAATAAAAACCTTATAA
- a CDS encoding dihydrolipoyl dehydrogenase family protein: MNSCDLIIIGAGPGGYRTAEYAAKNGLKVVIFEGEHVGGTCLNVGCIPTKTYVHAASFEEAVERQPQVVEQLRSGVETLLSHPNITLVREKGRFADEHTVEGCTSGDRFVAPNIIIATGSQTKWLPLPDLTDPHLVDSTGLLQLKQQPKRLAIIGAGVIGMEFASVFNRFGTEVTVIEYLKECLPTLDSDIAKRLRKTMEKMGVTFNMQCAVKAVEGGAVVFERKGKTESIDADVILMATGRKPHTEGLNLEATGITLAPNGCIPVDNDFRISTPLPSGGVGGGSLFAIGDVNGRQMLAHAAEMQGIHVVNQILGHQDNIRFGIMPAAIFTTPEAACVGKSEDQLKTDGTPYECRKAFWRANGKALAMNETEGMLKLFSTPPSEGQGGGRILGCHAYGAHSADIVQEVSALMCLGATVEQLRDIVHIHPTLGEILLTAAEQ; encoded by the coding sequence ATGAATAGTTGTGATCTGATAATCATTGGTGCTGGCCCTGGTGGTTACCGCACCGCTGAATATGCCGCGAAGAATGGTCTGAAGGTAGTAATCTTCGAAGGAGAGCATGTGGGAGGCACGTGTCTCAACGTGGGCTGCATACCGACAAAGACCTACGTACATGCAGCGTCGTTTGAAGAGGCTGTAGAGCGTCAGCCGCAAGTAGTAGAACAGTTACGCAGCGGTGTGGAGACACTTCTCTCCCACCCCAACATCACACTTGTACGTGAGAAGGGACGCTTCGCTGATGAGCATACCGTGGAGGGATGTACGAGCGGTGACCGCTTCGTCGCCCCGAACATCATCATTGCTACAGGCTCTCAGACTAAGTGGCTACCGCTACCCGACCTTACTGATCCGCATCTCGTTGACTCTACAGGACTGCTACAGTTGAAGCAGCAGCCCAAGCGTTTAGCTATCATCGGTGCCGGTGTCATAGGCATGGAGTTTGCCTCCGTATTCAACAGATTCGGAACGGAGGTGACCGTCATTGAATATCTAAAGGAATGTCTGCCTACGCTCGACAGCGACATAGCCAAGCGTCTGCGCAAGACTATGGAGAAAATGGGTGTGACGTTCAACATGCAGTGTGCCGTGAAGGCTGTTGAAGGTGGTGCAGTTGTGTTCGAACGAAAAGGAAAGACGGAGTCGATAGATGCCGATGTCATCCTCATGGCAACAGGACGCAAACCACACACCGAAGGGCTAAACCTCGAAGCTACCGGCATTACCCTCGCGCCTAATGGCTGCATCCCCGTTGACAACGACTTCCGCATCTCAACTCCCCTCCCCTCGGGAGGGGTTGGGGGTGGGTCTCTCTTCGCCATCGGCGATGTCAATGGTCGTCAGATGCTGGCCCACGCTGCTGAGATGCAAGGCATTCACGTAGTAAATCAGATTCTCGGCCATCAAGACAACATTCGTTTTGGCATCATGCCTGCAGCAATCTTCACCACTCCCGAAGCTGCGTGCGTTGGCAAGAGCGAAGACCAGTTGAAGACTGATGGCACCCCCTATGAATGTCGCAAGGCATTCTGGCGTGCCAATGGCAAGGCACTGGCAATGAACGAGACGGAAGGAATGCTGAAGCTCTTCAGCACCCCGCCTTCGGAGGGGCAAGGTGGAGGTCGCATCCTTGGCTGTCATGCCTATGGTGCCCACTCTGCCGACATTGTTCAGGAGGTCAGCGCCCTGATGTGTCTCGGTGCCACCGTTGAGCAGCTCCGCGACATAGTACATATTCACCCAACACTCGGCGAGATTCTGCTTACAGCTGCCGAGCAGTAG
- the gcvPB gene encoding aminomethyl-transferring glycine dehydrogenase subunit GcvPB, translating into MNNKLYGNLIFELSQPGRRGYSLPKNRFGDYEVPDSMRRKSDAALPECDEMTVVRHYTNLSANNFGVDNGFYPLGSCTMKYNPKINEEMASLPQFVNLHPLQPADTTRGAEAVCTLLSKSLCALTGLHAFTLKPFAGAHGELTGLMVIKKYHESRGDMARRLVIVPDSAHGTNPASAAVCGMDIIEVKSLADGTVDVEALKELLTQHSSEIAAMMMTNPNTLGLFERQIPVIEKLVHEAGGLMYYDGANLNPMLGAARPGDMGFDVMHINLHKTFSTPHGGGGPGAGPVGVRKGLEQFFPTVSPYHGNFAVVIRAYAYILSLGREHIKEVGPLATLNANYIKESLKDVYELPIEGLCKHEFVFDGLKDKSTGVTTMDVAKRLLDYGYHAPTIYFPLLFHESLMIEPTENESKETIDSFIAVMRKIAEEAKTDPELVKSAPHNTPIGRVDDVLAAKHPVVTWSQLRIES; encoded by the coding sequence ATGAATAACAAATTATACGGAAATCTTATTTTCGAATTGTCACAGCCTGGCCGTCGCGGCTACTCTCTGCCGAAGAACCGCTTCGGTGATTACGAGGTACCTGATTCCATGAGACGCAAGAGCGACGCTGCTCTTCCTGAATGCGACGAGATGACTGTCGTTAGACACTATACGAACCTGTCGGCAAACAACTTCGGTGTTGACAACGGTTTCTACCCTCTGGGCAGCTGCACAATGAAATACAACCCGAAGATAAACGAAGAGATGGCTTCTCTGCCACAGTTCGTCAACTTGCACCCCCTTCAGCCTGCCGACACCACTCGCGGTGCTGAGGCTGTATGCACACTGCTATCCAAATCGCTTTGTGCGCTGACGGGGCTCCACGCATTCACTCTCAAGCCCTTCGCAGGCGCTCATGGTGAGCTTACGGGACTGATGGTTATAAAAAAGTATCACGAGAGCCGTGGCGACATGGCTCGCCGTCTGGTCATCGTGCCCGACTCTGCCCATGGCACTAACCCTGCCTCTGCCGCCGTCTGTGGCATGGACATTATCGAGGTGAAGTCGCTTGCCGATGGCACCGTCGATGTAGAAGCACTTAAAGAGCTGTTGACTCAACACAGCTCTGAGATTGCTGCTATGATGATGACAAATCCTAACACTCTCGGACTCTTCGAGCGCCAAATACCTGTGATAGAGAAACTTGTCCATGAGGCTGGCGGTCTGATGTACTACGATGGTGCCAACCTCAACCCTATGCTCGGAGCAGCACGTCCTGGTGACATGGGCTTCGATGTGATGCACATCAACCTCCACAAGACGTTCTCCACGCCTCATGGTGGTGGCGGTCCTGGTGCGGGTCCTGTTGGCGTGCGCAAAGGACTGGAGCAGTTCTTCCCCACCGTATCGCCCTATCATGGAAACTTCGCAGTAGTCATACGTGCCTACGCCTATATCCTCTCGCTCGGTCGCGAGCACATAAAGGAAGTGGGACCATTGGCAACGCTCAACGCGAACTATATAAAAGAGTCGTTGAAGGATGTTTATGAACTACCTATAGAGGGGTTGTGCAAACACGAGTTCGTATTCGACGGTCTGAAGGACAAGTCCACAGGCGTTACCACAATGGATGTGGCAAAGCGTCTTCTCGACTATGGCTACCACGCTCCTACAATCTACTTCCCTCTGCTGTTCCATGAGAGTCTCATGATTGAGCCAACGGAGAACGAGTCGAAAGAGACCATTGACAGTTTCATCGCTGTGATGCGCAAGATTGCCGAGGAAGCAAAGACAGACCCAGAGCTAGTAAAGTCGGCACCCCACAACACTCCCATCGGGCGTGTTGATGATGTCCTTGCAGCCAAGCATCCTGTGGTAACGTGGAGTCAGTTGAGAATTGAGAGTTGA
- the gcvPA gene encoding aminomethyl-transferring glycine dehydrogenase subunit GcvPA, which yields MYKYFPHTPSDLQEMLQKVGVKSLDELYAEIPEDIRFHGDYDLPSELSEIEVRQLFESLGSQNKQLTCFAGAGVYDHYTPSIIPNLLSRSEFLTSYTPYQAEISQGTLHYIFEYQSMMTELTGMDISNASMYDGTTATAEAMMMAVAAGKKQKTVLISKTVDPKTIEVVKTYAHFQGINIEMIPEKEGVTDLSTLNSLLSTIDDVAGVIVQQPNYFGIVEDYTGFADSIHEKKALFIMNSIIADLAVLKTPAEWGADIAVGDAQSLGIPMQWGGPYVGYMCCTEKLIRKMPGRIVGRTVDNRGQRAFVLTLQAREQHIRRQKATSNICSNQSLMALWVTVYCSLMGKQGLREAAELSYSGAHYLCNKLLATGHFTLVYDKPFFNEFVVRFDGDANILRQFLLKNDIFGGVMVAEDQIMFAVTEKRTKEEIDRMVEMTNFYQGVN from the coding sequence ATGTACAAATATTTTCCGCATACCCCATCCGACCTGCAGGAGATGCTACAGAAGGTGGGTGTTAAGAGTCTCGATGAGCTCTATGCCGAGATTCCCGAGGATATCCGTTTCCATGGGGATTACGACTTGCCTTCAGAGTTGAGCGAGATAGAGGTACGTCAGCTATTTGAGAGCCTTGGCTCACAAAACAAACAGCTCACCTGTTTCGCCGGAGCCGGCGTCTATGATCACTACACGCCCTCCATCATTCCAAACCTGCTGTCGCGTTCAGAGTTCTTGACAAGCTATACCCCATATCAGGCAGAGATATCACAAGGCACACTGCACTACATCTTCGAGTATCAGTCAATGATGACAGAACTGACGGGCATGGACATCTCCAATGCCTCTATGTACGACGGCACCACAGCCACTGCCGAGGCAATGATGATGGCTGTTGCTGCAGGAAAGAAGCAGAAGACAGTGCTCATCTCTAAGACAGTTGACCCTAAGACGATTGAGGTAGTTAAGACCTACGCCCACTTTCAGGGCATCAACATCGAGATGATTCCTGAAAAGGAAGGTGTCACCGACCTCTCAACGCTCAACTCTCTGCTCTCGACTATCGACGACGTGGCAGGTGTCATAGTGCAACAGCCAAACTATTTTGGCATTGTTGAAGACTACACAGGCTTTGCCGACTCCATACACGAGAAGAAAGCGCTCTTCATTATGAACAGCATCATTGCCGACCTCGCAGTGCTGAAGACACCTGCCGAATGGGGAGCAGACATTGCTGTAGGCGATGCGCAGTCGCTTGGCATTCCCATGCAATGGGGCGGACCTTATGTAGGCTATATGTGCTGCACAGAGAAGCTCATCCGCAAGATGCCTGGCAGAATAGTAGGACGCACCGTTGACAACCGCGGACAACGTGCTTTTGTGCTCACCCTTCAGGCTCGCGAGCAACACATCCGTCGCCAAAAAGCCACATCGAATATCTGTTCCAATCAGAGTCTCATGGCGCTGTGGGTAACCGTTTACTGTTCATTAATGGGTAAGCAGGGACTGCGCGAAGCGGCAGAGCTGTCATACTCAGGCGCACACTATCTATGCAACAAGCTTCTTGCCACTGGTCATTTCACGCTCGTCTATGACAAGCCGTTCTTCAATGAGTTCGTGGTTCGTTTCGACGGCGATGCAAACATTCTGCGTCAGTTCCTTCTAAAGAACGACATCTTTGGAGGTGTCATGGTGGCTGAGGACCAGATAATGTTTGCTGTCACAGAGAAGCGTACTAAAGAAGAGATAGACCGTATGGTTGAGATGACAAACTTTTATCAAGGTGTAAACTAA
- the gcvH gene encoding glycine cleavage system protein GcvH, which produces MATVKEGLYYSESHEYVRVEGDFGYIGISDYAQHALGNVVYVDMPEVDDEVEAGEEFGAVESVKAASDLIAPVSGTVIEVNEALEDQPELINQDPWENWIIKVELTDKTELDSLMDANSYAEFCKE; this is translated from the coding sequence ATGGCAACAGTAAAAGAAGGACTCTACTACAGTGAGTCACACGAATACGTAAGAGTAGAAGGCGATTTTGGCTACATCGGCATTTCTGATTATGCACAGCACGCGTTGGGCAATGTGGTATATGTTGACATGCCCGAGGTTGACGATGAAGTTGAGGCAGGCGAAGAGTTTGGCGCAGTGGAAAGTGTGAAAGCTGCCAGCGACCTTATTGCTCCTGTCAGCGGCACTGTCATTGAGGTAAACGAGGCACTGGAAGATCAGCCCGAGCTCATAAATCAGGACCCATGGGAGAACTGGATTATCAAGGTAGAGCTTACCGATAAGACCGAGCTCGACAGCCTCATGGATGCAAACAGCTACGCAGAGTTCTGCAAAGAATAA
- the gcvT gene encoding glycine cleavage system aminomethyltransferase GcvT: MGVQTEPERKDKRTCLYEKHVAQKAMMVSFGGFEMPLQYVGIAPEHQAVRERVGMFDVSHMGEVTVRGKDAEAYVQHIFTNDVAGAPVGKVFYGMMCYENGGTVDDLLVYKMGENDFFLVINAANIEKDWAWMQQQAEKTVFDIELRNMSEHYGQLAIQGPQSEDIVERVLGLPCSEMTFYTCKMVAPQDIIISRTGYTGEDGFEIYASHAYINECWDKLVAAGVQACGLGCRDTLRFEVGLPLYGDELSADISPVMAGLTMFVKFDKPEFIGREALLRQKTEGTAKKLVGIELQDKAIPRHGYAVLNSSGNIIGEVTTGYHTLSSDKSVCMALIDSEYAKLGTEVAVQIRKKVFPGIVVKKRFYDKHYKQ, translated from the coding sequence ATGGGAGTACAAACAGAACCAGAAAGAAAGGACAAACGCACGTGTCTCTACGAAAAACACGTAGCTCAAAAAGCGATGATGGTATCGTTCGGTGGCTTCGAGATGCCGTTACAATATGTAGGCATCGCCCCTGAGCATCAGGCTGTTCGCGAGCGCGTAGGTATGTTCGATGTTTCTCACATGGGTGAGGTAACAGTACGCGGCAAGGACGCCGAGGCTTATGTACAGCACATCTTCACCAACGATGTTGCAGGCGCGCCTGTAGGCAAAGTGTTCTATGGAATGATGTGCTATGAGAACGGCGGCACAGTAGATGACTTGTTGGTGTATAAGATGGGAGAGAACGACTTCTTCCTCGTCATCAACGCAGCCAACATCGAAAAAGACTGGGCATGGATGCAGCAACAAGCTGAGAAGACGGTCTTTGACATTGAGCTGCGTAACATGTCGGAGCACTATGGACAACTGGCAATACAGGGACCACAAAGCGAAGATATAGTAGAACGCGTATTAGGACTGCCATGCAGCGAAATGACATTCTACACTTGCAAGATGGTAGCACCTCAGGACATTATCATTTCACGCACCGGCTATACCGGTGAGGATGGGTTTGAGATCTATGCTTCTCATGCGTACATCAACGAATGCTGGGACAAGCTTGTTGCTGCCGGTGTACAGGCATGCGGACTGGGATGCCGCGACACCCTGCGTTTCGAAGTGGGTCTGCCTCTCTATGGCGACGAGCTGTCAGCCGACATCTCACCTGTCATGGCAGGACTTACAATGTTTGTCAAGTTCGACAAGCCTGAGTTCATAGGGCGCGAAGCTCTTCTGAGACAGAAGACAGAGGGCACAGCGAAGAAACTTGTAGGAATAGAGTTGCAGGACAAAGCCATACCACGTCATGGATATGCCGTACTAAACAGCAGTGGCAACATCATCGGTGAGGTCACCACTGGCTACCATACTCTATCCAGCGATAAGAGCGTCTGTATGGCACTCATTGACAGCGAGTATGCGAAGCTTGGAACAGAAGTAGCAGTACAGATCCGCAAGAAGGTATTCCCTGGCATCGTAGTGAAGAAGCGTTTCTACGACAAACATTACAAACAATAA
- a CDS encoding biotin/lipoate A/B protein ligase family protein has protein sequence MKYVVLPERGIRRLSFYLAMEEYVARQFDEADLFFLWHVEPSVIFGRNQALEAEVNVDYCREHDIKIYRRKSGGGCVYADKDNLMLSYVSSEENVNFAFNTFIGMIILVLRRIGIEAVGTSHNDVLIADKKVCGTACYHLPGKSVVHSTMLYDTNMEHMLNAITPSKEKLEQKGIKSVRQRITLLKDHTSMSFDELQSHIRSTLCNGELLLSADDVAAIEKLEESYLKEEFINLIP, from the coding sequence ATGAAATACGTTGTCTTACCAGAGCGTGGCATTCGGCGGTTATCGTTCTATCTCGCTATGGAGGAATATGTGGCTCGTCAGTTTGACGAAGCCGACCTTTTCTTCCTGTGGCATGTAGAGCCAAGCGTCATCTTCGGTCGCAACCAAGCACTTGAAGCCGAGGTTAACGTTGACTATTGCCGCGAGCATGACATCAAGATCTACCGTAGGAAAAGCGGTGGCGGCTGTGTTTATGCTGATAAAGACAACCTGATGCTGTCATACGTCAGTTCTGAAGAGAATGTAAACTTTGCCTTCAACACCTTCATCGGGATGATTATCCTTGTGTTGCGCCGCATCGGCATTGAAGCTGTAGGCACAAGTCATAACGACGTGCTCATCGCTGACAAGAAGGTATGCGGCACAGCATGCTATCACCTGCCAGGGAAGAGCGTTGTTCACAGCACCATGCTCTACGACACCAACATGGAACACATGCTCAACGCCATAACGCCAAGCAAAGAGAAACTGGAGCAGAAAGGAATAAAAAGCGTGCGCCAGCGCATAACTCTTTTGAAGGATCACACCTCGATGAGTTTCGATGAACTGCAGTCACACATAAGAAGCACCCTTTGCAATGGAGAGCTGCTACTGAGTGCCGATGATGTGGCTGCTATCGAGAAACTTGAAGAATCCTATCTGAAAGAAGAATTCATAAACTTAATACCTTAA